A window of Roseovarius sp. THAF27 contains these coding sequences:
- a CDS encoding sodium:solute symporter family protein: MDQFTLNLLFVGASFALYIGIAIWARAGSTSEFYAAGRGVHPVTNGMATAADWMSAASFISMAGLIAFTGYDNSSFLMGWTGGYVLLALLLAPYLRKFGKFTVSEFIGDRFYSPTARLVAVICLLVASITYVIGQMQGVGIAFGRFLEIDAFWGLMIGACVVFAYAVFGGMKGVTYTQVAQYCVLILAYTIPAVFISLQLTGNPIPALGLFGDTAEGEPLLAKLNQIVTDLGFAEYTAAHGSTINMVLFTLSLMIGTAGLPHVIMRFFTVPRVSDARWSAGWTLVFIALLYLTAPAVGAMARLNISELMWPNGTDGAAVSVEQIETAPEYAWMATWEQTGLLGWEDKNGDGMIQYYNDANPDLQEKAEANGWEGNEFTNFNRDILVLANPEIANLPGWVIGLVAAGGLAAALSTAAGLLLAISSAVSHDLLKGQLTPNMSERSELMAARVSMAAAIVVAVLLGLNPPGFAAQTVALAFGLAAASIFPALMMGIFSTRINNSGAVAGMLAGLTVTLLYIFLHKGWFFIPDTNTFTDADPLLGPVKSTSFGAIGAAVNFAVAFFVASITKETPQEIKDLVESVRVPRGAGSAVEGH; encoded by the coding sequence ATGGATCAGTTTACTCTCAACCTGCTGTTCGTGGGCGCATCCTTCGCGCTCTATATCGGCATCGCGATCTGGGCCCGCGCGGGCTCGACCAGCGAATTCTATGCCGCCGGTCGCGGCGTGCACCCGGTCACCAACGGGATGGCCACCGCGGCCGACTGGATGTCGGCAGCGTCCTTCATCTCGATGGCGGGCCTCATCGCCTTCACCGGCTATGACAACTCCTCCTTCCTGATGGGCTGGACGGGCGGCTACGTGCTCTTGGCCCTGCTGCTGGCGCCCTACCTGCGCAAGTTCGGCAAGTTCACCGTGTCCGAGTTCATCGGCGACCGGTTCTATTCGCCCACCGCGCGCCTCGTGGCCGTGATCTGCCTGCTGGTGGCTTCCATCACCTACGTGATCGGCCAGATGCAGGGCGTGGGCATCGCCTTTGGCCGCTTCCTCGAAATCGACGCCTTCTGGGGTCTGATGATCGGGGCCTGCGTGGTGTTCGCCTACGCCGTGTTCGGCGGCATGAAGGGCGTGACATACACCCAGGTGGCGCAATACTGCGTGCTGATCCTGGCCTACACGATCCCGGCCGTGTTCATCTCGCTGCAACTGACGGGCAACCCGATCCCGGCGCTTGGTCTTTTCGGTGACACCGCCGAAGGCGAGCCGCTGCTGGCCAAGCTGAACCAGATCGTGACCGACCTCGGCTTTGCCGAATACACGGCGGCGCATGGTTCGACCATCAACATGGTGCTCTTCACCCTGTCGCTGATGATCGGCACCGCCGGTCTGCCCCACGTCATCATGCGGTTCTTCACCGTGCCGCGCGTGTCCGACGCCCGCTGGTCCGCCGGCTGGACGCTGGTCTTCATCGCGCTGCTGTACCTGACGGCCCCGGCCGTCGGCGCGATGGCGCGGCTGAACATCTCGGAACTGATGTGGCCCAACGGCACCGACGGCGCCGCCGTCAGCGTCGAGCAGATCGAGACTGCGCCCGAGTACGCCTGGATGGCCACCTGGGAACAGACCGGCCTCTTGGGTTGGGAAGACAAGAACGGCGACGGCATGATCCAGTACTACAATGATGCCAATCCGGATCTTCAGGAAAAGGCCGAGGCGAACGGCTGGGAAGGCAACGAGTTCACGAATTTCAACCGTGACATCCTCGTGCTGGCCAACCCGGAAATCGCCAACCTGCCCGGCTGGGTGATCGGCCTCGTGGCCGCCGGCGGACTTGCCGCCGCGCTCTCCACGGCGGCGGGTCTTCTGCTGGCCATTTCCTCGGCTGTCTCGCACGACCTGCTGAAGGGTCAGTTGACCCCGAACATGTCCGAGAGGTCCGAGCTTATGGCGGCGCGGGTCTCGATGGCCGCCGCGATCGTGGTCGCGGTGCTTCTGGGCCTCAATCCACCGGGCTTCGCCGCCCAGACGGTGGCGCTCGCCTTCGGGCTTGCGGCGGCCTCGATCTTCCCGGCGCTGATGATGGGGATCTTCTCGACCCGCATCAACAACTCCGGCGCGGTCGCGGGCATGCTGGCAGGTCTCACGGTGACGCTGCTCTACATCTTCCTGCACAAGGGTTGGTTCTTCATTCCCGACACCAACACCTTCACCGACGCAGACCCGCTCTTGGGTCCGGTCAAATCGACCTCCTTCGGGGCGATCGGTGCCGCGGTCAACTTCGCGGTGGCGTTCTTCGTCGCCAGCATCACGAAGGAGACCCCGCAGGAGATCAAGGACCTCGTCGAAAGCGTCCGCGTCCCGCGTGGCGCCGGCAGCGCCGTCGAAGGTCACTAA
- a CDS encoding DUF4212 domain-containing protein, giving the protein MSLDKTSAQYWKANVRLILISLVIWALVSFGFGIVLRPLISGIEVGGTDLGFWFAQQGSILVFLALIFFYAWRMNKLDREYGVDEV; this is encoded by the coding sequence ATGTCTCTGGACAAAACAAGCGCGCAGTATTGGAAAGCCAATGTGCGTCTCATCCTGATCAGCCTCGTCATCTGGGCGCTGGTCTCTTTCGGGTTCGGGATCGTCCTGCGCCCGCTCATTTCGGGCATCGAGGTCGGCGGCACCGACCTTGGCTTCTGGTTCGCCCAGCAAGGCTCGATCCTCGTTTTCCTGGCGCTGATCTTTTTCTACGCCTGGCGGATGAACAAGCTCGACCGTGAATACGGCGTGGACGAGGTGTAA
- a CDS encoding adenylate kinase, with product MDGAKTPNTAPVLILLGPPGAGKGTQARLLEEKHGLVQLSTGDLLRAAVAAGTPAGREAKAVMDVGNLVSDDIVIAILRDRLAEPDCAHGVILDGFPRTAVQAEALDALLAESGQKIDAAISLEVDDAAMVDRISGRFTCGGCGEGYHDSFKPTAKPGICDNCGGTDMKRRADDNAETVAQRLEAYHAQTAPLIEHYQSKGALSRVPAMGAIDEIAARLDTVLSQRVA from the coding sequence ATGGACGGCGCAAAGACACCCAACACCGCTCCGGTCCTGATCCTGCTTGGCCCCCCGGGCGCGGGCAAGGGCACGCAGGCCCGCCTGCTGGAGGAAAAGCACGGGCTTGTGCAGCTTTCCACCGGCGATCTTCTGCGCGCCGCCGTCGCCGCCGGCACGCCTGCGGGACGCGAAGCCAAGGCCGTCATGGACGTGGGCAATCTGGTCAGCGACGATATCGTCATCGCCATCCTGCGCGACCGCCTGGCCGAACCCGACTGCGCGCACGGCGTGATCCTCGACGGGTTTCCGCGCACCGCCGTGCAGGCCGAGGCGCTCGATGCCCTGCTGGCTGAAAGCGGGCAAAAGATCGACGCCGCCATCAGCCTCGAGGTGGACGACGCGGCCATGGTCGACCGCATCTCGGGCCGCTTCACCTGCGGCGGCTGCGGCGAGGGCTATCACGACAGTTTCAAGCCCACGGCCAAGCCCGGCATCTGCGACAATTGCGGCGGCACCGACATGAAACGCCGCGCCGATGACAACGCCGAAACAGTGGCGCAACGGCTGGAGGCGTATCACGCCCAGACCGCGCCGCTGATCGAGCATTACCAATCCAAGGGCGCGCTTTCCCGCGTGCCCGCCATGGGCGCGATCGACGAGATCGCCGCCCGGCTGGACACCGTCCTGTCGCAACGGGTGGCATGA
- the acs gene encoding acetate--CoA ligase produces MTMQPETETQSYPPSSDFVSKAHVDAAKYDEMYAASITDPEAFWGEQGKRIDWIKPYSRVKDVDYTYGQVSIKWFEDGTLNVAANCIDRHLADRADQTAIIWEPDDPNDAAQHITYRQLHAETCRMANVLKNLGVGRGDRVVLYLPMIPEAAYAMLACARIGAIHSIVFAGFSPDALGARVNGCDAKLVITADTAPRGGRVTKLKDNVNQALLHDTTDVKCLVVKRTGDPIAWRRDLDFWLHEEAEKVEDTCEPEEMNAEDPLFILYTSGSTGQPKGVVHTTGGYLVYAAMTHEITFDYHEGDVYWCTADVGWVTGHSYIVYGPLANGATTLMFEGVPTYPDASRFWQVCEKHKVNQFYTAPTAIRALMGQGDEYVTKCDLSDLKVLGTVGEPINPEAWSWYHNVVGKGTCPIVDTWWQTETGGHLMTPLPGAHATKPGAAMKPFFGLKFEVLDPESGKTVEGNPAEGVLCIADSWPGQMRTVWGDHERFMNTYFQQYKGYYFTGDGCRRDEDGDYWITGRVDDVINVSGHRMGTAEVESALVAHAKVSEAAVVGYPHDIKGQGIYCYVTLMAGEEPSDALRKELQDWVRQEIGPIAKPDLIQWAPGLPKTRSGKIMRRILRKIAEDDYGSLGDTSTLADPDVVDDLIDNRMNRGK; encoded by the coding sequence ATGACAATGCAACCGGAAACAGAAACCCAATCCTATCCGCCGAGTTCCGATTTTGTATCCAAGGCCCATGTCGACGCGGCCAAGTATGACGAGATGTACGCGGCCTCGATCACCGACCCCGAGGCGTTCTGGGGCGAGCAGGGCAAGCGCATCGACTGGATCAAGCCCTATTCCAGGGTCAAGGATGTCGATTACACCTACGGCCAGGTCTCCATCAAGTGGTTCGAGGACGGCACGCTCAACGTCGCCGCCAATTGCATCGACCGCCACCTCGCGGATCGCGCCGACCAGACCGCCATCATCTGGGAACCCGACGATCCCAATGACGCCGCCCAGCACATCACCTACCGCCAGCTCCATGCGGAGACCTGCCGCATGGCCAACGTGTTGAAAAACCTCGGCGTCGGCCGCGGCGACCGCGTCGTCCTCTACCTGCCGATGATCCCCGAGGCGGCCTATGCCATGCTCGCCTGTGCGCGCATCGGCGCCATCCATTCCATCGTCTTCGCCGGCTTTTCCCCCGACGCCCTCGGCGCGCGCGTCAACGGCTGCGACGCCAAGCTCGTCATCACCGCCGACACCGCCCCCCGCGGCGGACGCGTCACCAAGCTCAAGGACAACGTCAACCAGGCGCTCCTGCACGACACCACCGACGTCAAGTGCCTCGTGGTCAAGCGCACCGGCGATCCCATTGCCTGGCGCCGCGACCTTGACTTCTGGCTGCACGAAGAGGCCGAAAAGGTCGAGGACACTTGCGAGCCCGAGGAAATGAACGCCGAGGATCCGCTCTTCATCCTTTACACCTCCGGCTCCACCGGCCAGCCGAAGGGCGTCGTGCACACCACCGGCGGCTATCTCGTCTACGCCGCCATGACGCACGAGATCACCTTCGATTACCACGAGGGCGACGTCTACTGGTGCACCGCCGATGTGGGCTGGGTCACCGGCCACAGCTACATCGTCTACGGGCCGCTCGCCAACGGCGCCACCACCCTGATGTTCGAGGGCGTGCCGACCTATCCCGACGCCTCCCGCTTCTGGCAGGTCTGCGAAAAGCATAAAGTGAACCAGTTCTACACCGCCCCCACCGCCATCCGCGCCCTGATGGGCCAGGGCGACGAGTACGTCACCAAGTGCGACCTCAGCGACCTCAAGGTCCTGGGCACCGTGGGCGAGCCGATCAACCCCGAGGCCTGGAGCTGGTATCACAACGTCGTCGGCAAGGGCACCTGCCCCATCGTCGACACCTGGTGGCAGACCGAGACCGGCGGGCATCTCATGACCCCCCTGCCCGGCGCCCATGCCACCAAGCCGGGGGCGGCGATGAAGCCCTTCTTCGGGCTGAAGTTCGAGGTGCTCGATCCTGAATCGGGCAAGACGGTGGAGGGCAACCCCGCCGAGGGCGTGCTCTGCATCGCCGACAGCTGGCCGGGCCAGATGCGCACCGTCTGGGGCGACCACGAGCGGTTCATGAACACCTACTTCCAGCAATACAAAGGCTATTACTTCACCGGCGACGGCTGCCGCCGGGACGAGGACGGCGACTACTGGATCACCGGCCGCGTCGACGACGTGATCAACGTCTCGGGCCACCGCATGGGCACCGCGGAAGTGGAATCCGCCCTCGTCGCCCACGCCAAGGTCTCCGAAGCCGCCGTGGTGGGCTACCCGCACGACATCAAGGGCCAGGGCATCTACTGCTACGTCACGCTGATGGCCGGCGAGGAACCCTCCGACGCGCTGCGCAAGGAGCTGCAGGACTGGGTCCGCCAGGAAATCGGCCCCATCGCCAAGCCCGACCTCATCCAATGGGCCCCGGGCCTGCCGAAGACCCGCTCCGGCAAGATCATGCGCCGCATCCTGCGCAAGATCGCCGAGGACGACTACGGCTCCCTGGGCGACACCTCAACCCTCGCAGACCCAGACGTCGTCGACGACCTCATCGACAACAGAATGAACAGGGGGAAATGA
- a CDS encoding GtrA family protein — protein sequence MTRPARSFVRFLAVGSAGFAIDAGLLWSLITLGGDPYLSRAVSFAVAMTVTWALNRRWTFRSTRRKSLHHEYAGYAAVQSAGIAVNFAIYALILSALGATAATAVVALAGGSVVALAVNYLGMKHLVFRTATS from the coding sequence ATGACCCGCCCCGCCCGATCCTTCGTCCGGTTTCTCGCCGTGGGCAGTGCCGGCTTCGCGATCGACGCCGGCCTGTTATGGTCGCTGATCACCCTGGGCGGCGATCCCTACCTGTCGCGGGCGGTCAGCTTTGCCGTGGCCATGACTGTTACCTGGGCGCTCAACCGGCGCTGGACGTTCCGGTCAACGCGTCGGAAATCGCTGCACCACGAGTATGCCGGCTATGCGGCGGTTCAGAGCGCGGGCATAGCGGTCAACTTCGCGATCTACGCCCTGATCCTGTCTGCACTCGGCGCCACAGCCGCGACTGCCGTGGTTGCGCTGGCCGGCGGATCGGTGGTCGCACTCGCGGTCAACTATCTGGGCATGAAGCACCTGGTCTTCCGGACCGCCACCTCCTGA
- a CDS encoding glycosyltransferase family 2 protein produces MSVLFPSEFNADPKATEGSGPRVAVLIPCFNEAAAIGTVVRDFRAALPQADIYVYDNNSSDGTAEVAARAGAIVRREPRQGKGHVVRRMFADVEADIFVMVDGDDTYDAAAAPAMVSRLADEGLDLVNGVRVAGTDTAYRPGHKLGNQVLSGLVRTIFGRGSSDMLSGFRVFSRRFVKTFPMMSRGFEIETELTVHALELDMPTAEVPGRFKDRPDGSESKLNSIRDGLRILSTITRLLKQERPFLVFSTIASVFAMMSLTLAGPVFAEYFATGLVPRLPTAVLSASLMILAFLMGAVGLILDTVTRGRQEAKRMQYLSVPGVLGLRSARRDERGPLFTRK; encoded by the coding sequence ATGTCCGTCCTTTTTCCCAGCGAATTCAACGCCGATCCGAAAGCCACCGAGGGCTCCGGCCCGCGCGTCGCCGTTCTGATCCCCTGCTTCAACGAGGCGGCCGCCATCGGCACCGTCGTGCGCGACTTCCGCGCCGCCCTTCCGCAGGCCGATATCTACGTCTACGACAACAACTCGTCCGATGGCACCGCCGAGGTCGCCGCCCGCGCCGGCGCGATCGTCCGCCGCGAACCGCGCCAGGGCAAAGGGCACGTGGTGCGCCGCATGTTCGCCGATGTAGAGGCCGACATCTTCGTGATGGTGGACGGCGACGACACCTACGACGCCGCCGCGGCCCCCGCGATGGTGTCCCGGCTGGCGGATGAAGGCCTGGATCTTGTCAACGGCGTGCGGGTTGCCGGAACCGACACCGCCTACCGCCCGGGCCACAAGCTGGGGAACCAGGTCCTCTCGGGCCTCGTCCGGACGATCTTCGGTCGTGGCAGCAGCGACATGCTCTCGGGCTTCCGCGTCTTCTCGCGCCGCTTCGTCAAGACCTTCCCGATGATGTCGCGCGGCTTCGAGATCGAAACCGAACTGACCGTGCACGCGCTCGAGCTCGACATGCCCACCGCCGAGGTGCCGGGCCGCTTCAAGGACCGTCCCGACGGCTCGGAAAGCAAGCTCAACAGCATCCGCGACGGGCTGCGCATCCTCAGCACGATCACCAGGCTCCTGAAACAGGAACGCCCGTTTCTGGTCTTCTCGACCATTGCCTCCGTCTTCGCGATGATGTCGCTGACACTCGCCGGCCCGGTCTTCGCCGAATATTTCGCCACCGGCCTCGTCCCGCGTCTGCCCACCGCCGTGCTGTCGGCAAGCCTGATGATCCTGGCATTCCTGATGGGGGCTGTCGGTCTCATCCTCGATACGGTCACACGCGGACGGCAGGAAGCAAAGCGGATGCAATACCTTTCGGTTCCCGGAGTGCTCGGCCTGCGCAGCGCCCGCCGCGATGAACGCGGGCCCTTGTTCACCCGGAAATGA
- a CDS encoding FAD-binding oxidoreductase, with protein MTEWTGEAAPGRPWWWEAVEPEATEDGLPDHCDVLVIGAGYTGLSAAIAAHDSGARVVVAEAGVPGEGASSRNGGMVGAHPRLSWDKMAAAFGADVADDLLAEAAPALDWAKTFIEHEKIQCDFEVTGRVQLAYTRSQFDGQKRLADKVREKSRVEVELVERSDLGREIDTGLYHGGLLFPQHGALHPAKYHRGMLEAVRRRGVPVVSHARVEAMTREGTRLVAQTAKGPIRSEKVVLATNGYTTRPFQWHLRRVFPLPSFIIATEELPENLIGHLAPGRRMMVETRARHSYFRISPDGKRVLFGGRAAMRDVPLHIAAQRQRQTMVEVWPELAEAKLSHVWSGYTGFSFAQMPHVGQHDSVCFAMGFSGSGTVIAPYLGAKAGWLAVGDARAETAYARTRLPRHVLHPFDRPHFLKAADLVFRHWVDRAEAWQARRS; from the coding sequence ATGACCGAATGGACAGGCGAAGCGGCCCCGGGCCGTCCGTGGTGGTGGGAGGCCGTGGAGCCCGAAGCCACCGAGGACGGCTTGCCCGATCATTGCGACGTGCTGGTCATCGGCGCGGGATATACCGGGCTGTCGGCGGCCATCGCGGCGCATGACAGCGGCGCCAGGGTGGTCGTGGCCGAGGCGGGCGTTCCGGGCGAGGGGGCCTCGAGCCGCAATGGCGGCATGGTCGGGGCGCACCCCCGGTTGAGCTGGGACAAGATGGCGGCGGCCTTCGGCGCCGATGTGGCCGACGATCTGCTGGCCGAGGCGGCGCCCGCGCTGGACTGGGCGAAGACGTTCATCGAGCACGAGAAGATACAGTGCGATTTCGAGGTCACGGGCCGGGTGCAACTGGCCTACACGCGCTCGCAATTCGATGGGCAGAAGCGGCTGGCCGACAAGGTGCGCGAGAAAAGCCGGGTGGAGGTGGAACTGGTCGAGCGGTCCGACCTTGGACGCGAGATCGACACGGGTCTCTATCACGGCGGTCTTCTCTTTCCGCAGCACGGGGCGTTGCATCCGGCGAAGTATCATCGCGGAATGCTGGAGGCGGTTCGGCGGCGCGGTGTCCCCGTCGTCAGCCACGCGCGGGTCGAAGCAATGACGCGGGAGGGCACGCGACTGGTGGCGCAGACAGCCAAGGGCCCGATCCGGTCCGAGAAGGTGGTATTGGCCACCAACGGCTATACGACGCGGCCTTTTCAATGGCACCTCCGGCGCGTATTTCCGCTGCCGAGCTTCATCATTGCGACGGAAGAACTGCCCGAGAACCTGATCGGGCACCTTGCACCCGGACGGCGCATGATGGTCGAAACCCGCGCGCGGCACAGCTATTTCAGGATATCGCCCGATGGCAAACGGGTGCTTTTCGGCGGACGGGCGGCCATGCGGGACGTGCCTTTGCACATCGCGGCGCAAAGGCAACGGCAAACGATGGTGGAGGTCTGGCCCGAGTTGGCAGAGGCGAAGCTGAGCCATGTCTGGAGCGGCTATACCGGGTTCAGTTTCGCGCAAATGCCGCATGTCGGCCAACATGACAGCGTCTGCTTCGCCATGGGCTTCAGCGGCTCGGGCACCGTGATCGCGCCGTATCTTGGCGCCAAGGCGGGCTGGCTGGCCGTCGGGGATGCACGCGCCGAGACGGCTTATGCAAGAACGCGCCTGCCGCGTCACGTGCTGCATCCGTTCGACAGGCCGCATTTCCTGAAGGCCGCCGACCTTGTTTTTCGTCACTGGGTGGACCGGGCCGAGGCATGGCAGGCGCGGCGGTCGTGA